From the genome of Cyanobacterium sp. T60_A2020_053, one region includes:
- a CDS encoding ATP-binding protein, with product MKINRKIVTQYLDNLDFESLFIEELRWDYPEDETDINIIIEETLFKLIPIAEKRKFVVYQCALNNQCIPSTKILQKVDQEFSKYKLEHLLIYTSHQEKKQIWQWMKKEGNQRPSPRLVEYSARNKRVLLDSLENITFSLAEEKNLNLLEVKERTKKAFDIEKVTKKFFTEFQQQHLQFVEFINGIDDIKDKNWYASVILNRLMFVYFLQKKGFLDNGNKDYLQDKLKISKNRGENLYYQEFLASLFFQGFAKREYQRSETVKQLIGKIKYLNGGLFLPHHIESKYQNSISIKDSAFEQIFQLFSSYTWHLDDTPTGNENEINPDVLGYIFEKYINQKAFGAYYTKPEITNYLCAQTIDKFIREKLNFSPSPVGEIALTPNPSPIEEGSLEKEKVPLFKGDLGGSRSGTARSKNQNDPPLPPLLKGGENTENDDICNRLLDDILPNLSILDPACGSGAFLVASLQYLITIYQQIFSYISQYGNEANKTRLSNIKQSHPSLEYYIKKRIITDNLYGVDIMAEATEIAKLRLFLSLVASAETVDDLEPLPNVDFNIMSGNSLIGLIRVDEGAFDSKSPSPAGEGLGVRVNNQGNLLNLLASSQYQKILAEKNKSIKKYKEHAFNSAEIEGTDQDSRLQMLRDHIEKVNKESTVKLNQLLLDEFTLKLGIKYEEVQLKGKPIKRNLTIKDIEALMPFHWGYHFDKIITKGGFDIILGNPPWEVFQTDEKEFFQQFDNLIQKKKLDIKAWKTQFNQFMKDDEMQKAWLNYCSNYPHVSAYFKNSEQYKNQISLVNGRNASRKINLYALFLEQCVNLLAKNGQCGIVIPSGIYTDLGTKQLREMLFSLTTITGLFCFENRKAIFEGVHKSFKFVILSFEKKLPSPPTPLPQENLPSPPTPLPQERGESQEGVVNQCFPARFMRHDVAELTSFFDDEAVIIDVGLVRRLSPDSLSIMEFKGDLDIEIAKKMARFPLLGEEIKDCWNLKLKQEFNMTSDSNLFYTEPAPSRLPLYEGKMIHQFTHNFAPPKYWLEESEARQKLLGKKGADSGQLLDYQCYRLGFRDIARNTDQRTLIATIDTRSFHGNKLPNAKIFDSSGNRIIDNKSQVFLCGIFNSFVLDWILRQSVTTTINFFYIYQLPVPRLREGDKYFDEIVECAGKLICTTAEYDDLAREIGLSSVKKVPLFKGDLGGSQSGAARSIPNKNATQRPSSGDINTSDPPQPPLLKGGENAEGENAERENLRAEIDGMVAHLYGLNEREFRHILSTFPLVDEAVKGRALGAFLSKM from the coding sequence TGAAACGGATATAAATATTATTATTGAAGAAACATTATTTAAACTTATTCCTATTGCTGAAAAACGTAAGTTTGTAGTTTATCAATGCGCTTTAAATAATCAATGTATTCCCTCAACAAAAATACTCCAAAAAGTAGATCAAGAATTTAGTAAATATAAATTAGAACATCTACTAATTTATACTTCTCATCAAGAAAAAAAACAAATCTGGCAATGGATGAAAAAAGAAGGCAACCAGCGCCCTTCACCAAGGTTAGTAGAATATTCAGCGAGAAATAAAAGAGTATTATTGGATAGTTTAGAAAATATTACCTTTAGTTTAGCAGAAGAAAAAAATCTCAACTTATTAGAAGTAAAAGAGAGAACAAAAAAAGCCTTTGACATCGAAAAAGTTACTAAAAAATTCTTTACCGAGTTTCAACAACAACATTTACAATTTGTTGAATTTATTAATGGCATTGACGACATAAAAGATAAAAATTGGTACGCTTCCGTTATTCTCAATCGTTTAATGTTTGTTTATTTTTTGCAAAAAAAAGGCTTTCTCGATAACGGCAACAAAGACTATTTACAAGATAAATTAAAAATAAGTAAAAATCGAGGTGAAAATCTCTACTATCAAGAATTTTTAGCTAGTTTATTCTTTCAAGGTTTCGCTAAAAGAGAATATCAACGCAGTGAAACAGTTAAGCAATTAATTGGTAAAATAAAATATCTCAATGGTGGTTTATTTTTACCCCATCATATCGAATCAAAATATCAAAATAGTATCTCTATTAAAGATTCAGCATTTGAGCAAATTTTTCAATTATTCTCTAGTTATACATGGCATTTAGACGACACCCCAACGGGAAACGAAAATGAAATCAATCCCGATGTTTTGGGTTATATCTTTGAAAAATATATCAATCAAAAAGCCTTTGGCGCTTACTACACTAAGCCCGAAATTACTAATTATTTATGTGCGCAAACTATCGATAAATTTATTCGAGAAAAACTTAATTTTTCCCCCTCTCCTGTGGGAGAAATTGCCCTCACCCCCAACCCCTCTCCCATAGAAGAGGGGAGTTTAGAAAAGGAAAAAGTCCCCCTTTTTAAGGGGGATTTAGGGGGATCACGAAGTGGCACTGCGCGATCAAAAAACCAAAATGATCCCCCCCTGCCCCCCTTATTGAAGGGGGGAGAAAATACAGAAAATGATGATATTTGTAATAGGTTATTAGATGATATTTTACCTAATTTATCCATTCTTGATCCAGCTTGTGGTAGTGGCGCTTTTTTAGTGGCTAGTTTACAATATCTCATCACTATTTATCAGCAAATTTTTAGCTATATTTCACAATACGGCAATGAAGCAAATAAAACTAGATTAAGTAATATCAAACAATCTCATCCTTCCCTTGAATATTACATCAAAAAACGCATTATTACTGATAATTTATACGGCGTTGATATTATGGCGGAAGCCACGGAAATCGCTAAACTTAGACTGTTTTTAAGTTTAGTTGCCAGTGCCGAAACTGTTGATGATTTAGAGCCTTTACCTAATGTTGATTTTAACATCATGAGTGGCAATTCTCTCATTGGTTTAATTCGGGTGGATGAGGGCGCTTTTGACAGTAAATCCCCCTCTCCTGCGGGAGAGGGGTTAGGGGTGAGGGTAAATAATCAAGGAAACCTTTTAAATCTTCTCGCTTCTTCTCAATATCAAAAAATTCTGGCTGAAAAAAATAAGAGTATCAAAAAATATAAAGAACACGCTTTTAATTCGGCAGAAATAGAAGGCACTGATCAAGATTCCCGTTTACAAATGTTACGAGATCATATCGAAAAAGTCAATAAGGAATCTACTGTTAAACTTAATCAATTATTACTTGATGAATTTACCCTAAAATTGGGTATAAAATATGAGGAAGTACAGCTAAAAGGTAAACCCATTAAGCGTAATTTAACTATTAAAGACATTGAGGCTTTAATGCCTTTTCATTGGGGTTATCATTTTGATAAAATCATCACTAAGGGCGGTTTTGATATTATTCTCGGTAATCCACCTTGGGAAGTGTTTCAAACCGATGAAAAAGAATTTTTCCAGCAATTTGATAATTTAATACAGAAAAAAAAGTTAGATATAAAAGCATGGAAAACACAATTTAACCAGTTTATGAAAGATGATGAAATGCAAAAGGCTTGGTTAAATTATTGTAGTAATTATCCCCATGTTAGTGCTTATTTTAAAAATTCAGAACAATACAAAAATCAAATTTCTTTAGTTAATGGTAGAAATGCCTCCAGAAAAATTAATTTATATGCTTTATTTTTAGAACAATGTGTTAATTTACTGGCTAAAAATGGTCAATGTGGCATTGTTATTCCTAGTGGCATTTATACTGATTTAGGCACTAAGCAACTGCGAGAAATGCTGTTTTCTCTCACTACTATTACTGGTTTATTTTGTTTTGAAAATCGCAAGGCTATTTTTGAAGGTGTGCATAAAAGTTTTAAGTTTGTGATTCTTAGTTTTGAGAAAAAATTGCCCTCACCCCCAACCCCTCTCCCGCAGGAGAATTTGCCCTCACCCCCAACCCCTCTCCCGCAGGAGAGGGGAGAAAGTCAAGAAGGGGTAGTTAATCAATGTTTTCCGGCTAGGTTTATGCGTCATGATGTGGCAGAATTAACGAGTTTTTTTGATGATGAGGCGGTTATTATTGATGTGGGTTTGGTGCGCCGTTTATCTCCTGATTCTCTGTCTATTATGGAGTTTAAGGGTGATTTGGATATAGAAATTGCTAAAAAAATGGCGCGTTTTCCGCTTTTGGGTGAGGAAATAAAAGACTGTTGGAATTTAAAGTTAAAACAAGAATTTAATATGACCAGTGATAGTAATTTATTCTATACTGAACCAGCGCCCTCCAGACTGCCTTTATACGAGGGTAAAATGATTCACCAATTTACTCATAATTTTGCACCTCCTAAATATTGGCTAGAAGAATCGGAAGCAAGACAAAAATTACTTGGGAAGAAGGGCGCTGATTCTGGTCAACTTTTGGATTATCAATGTTATCGTTTAGGTTTTCGAGATATTGCTAGAAATACAGATCAAAGGACTTTAATTGCTACTATAGATACTCGATCTTTTCATGGAAATAAATTACCTAATGCAAAAATTTTTGACTCTTCAGGCAATAGGATTATAGATAATAAAAGCCAAGTTTTTTTATGTGGAATTTTTAATAGTTTTGTTTTAGATTGGATATTAAGACAAAGTGTCACAACTACTATTAATTTTTTCTATATTTATCAATTACCAGTGCCAAGATTAAGAGAAGGGGATAAATATTTTGATGAGATAGTGGAGTGCGCTGGTAAGTTAATTTGTACCACCGCAGAATATGATGATTTGGCGCGGGAGATTGGTTTATCTTCAGTGAAAAAAGTCCCCCTTTTTAAGGGGGATTTAGGGGGATCACAAAGTGGCGCTGCGCGATCAATCCCCAACAAAAATGCTACCCAGCGCCCTTCGTCTGGGGATATAAATACATCTGATCCCCCCCAGCCCCCCTTGTTAAAGGGGGGGGAAAATGCAGAGGGAGAAAATGCAGAGAGAGAGAATTTAAGGGCGGAAATTGATGGGATGGTAGCGCACCTCTACGGGTTGAATGAAAGGGAATTTAGGCATATTTTAAGTACATTTCCGTTGGTTGATGAGGCGGTGAAGGGGAGGGCGCTGGGCGCTTTTTTAAGTAAGATGTAA
- a CDS encoding D-alanine--D-alanine ligase, whose amino-acid sequence MSQIRVGLLFGGRSGEHEVSIKSAKAIMCALHTGKNQQKYQVIPFYINPNGYWQDPETSQQILTSGKSNVDTSHQCKWYFPPQCEEIQVWFPILHGPNGEDGTIQGLLTLMDTPFVGSPVLGSALGMDKIAMKNAFAYAGLPQVNYLAVTRAEIFSNACIFPKKCDEIDSTLGYPCFVKPANLGSSVGIAKVNNRQELETALEEAAQYDRRIIVEAGVKAREVECAVLGTTNPKASVIGEITYDAEFYDYETKYTDGKAQLIIPAPLTPTIETKIKEMAIQAFQALDCQGLSRVDFFYIESSGEIFINEINTLPGFTALSMYPQLWEASGITFPELVDELITLAIEY is encoded by the coding sequence ATGAGTCAAATTAGAGTAGGATTATTGTTTGGAGGGCGCTCGGGAGAGCATGAAGTGTCCATAAAATCGGCAAAAGCCATCATGTGCGCCCTCCACACTGGCAAGAATCAGCAAAAATATCAAGTTATCCCTTTTTATATTAATCCCAACGGTTATTGGCAAGACCCCGAAACCTCTCAACAAATCCTCACTTCTGGAAAAAGTAATGTCGACACATCCCATCAATGCAAATGGTATTTTCCGCCACAATGTGAAGAAATCCAAGTTTGGTTTCCCATTCTTCATGGTCCTAACGGCGAAGATGGTACAATTCAAGGACTATTAACCCTCATGGATACTCCTTTTGTTGGTAGTCCTGTACTAGGTTCAGCTTTAGGTATGGATAAAATTGCCATGAAAAATGCTTTTGCCTATGCTGGTTTACCCCAAGTTAATTACCTTGCCGTGACGAGGGCAGAAATTTTCTCTAATGCCTGTATTTTTCCCAAAAAATGTGATGAAATTGATAGTACCCTTGGTTATCCCTGTTTCGTTAAACCTGCCAATCTCGGCTCATCCGTTGGTATTGCCAAAGTAAATAATCGTCAAGAATTAGAAACTGCCCTAGAAGAAGCGGCACAATATGATCGAAGAATTATTGTGGAAGCAGGGGTAAAAGCGAGAGAGGTGGAGTGCGCTGTATTAGGCACAACCAACCCCAAAGCCTCAGTAATCGGAGAAATTACCTATGATGCTGAATTTTACGACTATGAAACCAAATATACTGACGGCAAAGCTCAATTAATTATCCCAGCGCCCCTCACCCCAACCATAGAGACTAAAATCAAAGAAATGGCAATACAAGCCTTTCAAGCCTTAGACTGTCAAGGATTATCACGGGTGGACTTTTTCTATATCGAATCAAGCGGAGAAATTTTCATCAACGAAATTAATACCTTACCCGGTTTTACCGCGCTGAGTATGTATCCCCAACTATGGGAAGCCTCTGGGATTACTTTCCCCGAATTAGTCGATGAACTTATCACCCTAGCCATAGAGTATTAA